From the genome of Rhodopirellula bahusiensis, one region includes:
- a CDS encoding efflux RND transporter permease subunit, producing MLNWLIDFSLKHRGLVIVAALLFAVVGGFSLQQLDIDAFPDTTPVQIQINTVAPSLASEEIERQITFPVEQAISGLPGLHELRSISKFGLSQVVVIFDDGIDIYFARQLINERLSTVELPDGIGRPQMGPVSTGLGEVFHYVVVNEGVDLSQVSREQRVKQLTELRTIHDWVIKPQLRSVRGVAEVNSWGGYEKQYQVRIDPDLLLKYGLTFEQVSEAIQENNENVGGGTVTDGSEMLLVHGVGRTVNIAQIEEVIVTAKDGVPVRVRDVAEVQIGHEIRRGAVTANGRGEAVLGLGFMLMGENSDEVTWALKEKLEQIKETLPAGVTIQTVYDRTELIDHVIHTVQKNLFEGGLLVIAILFIFLGNLRAGLIVALAIPLSMLFAFSGMLKFGIAASLLSLGAIDFGLVVDSSVVMIENCVRHLAHNRDGKSRLEIIRDAAIEVRKPTMFGELIIMIVYLPILTLEGIEGKLFRPMALTVIMALAGSMILSLTLMPVLASIFLPKNIKETEPWLIRVLKWLYAPVLRFTMHHKAFVIGSAVLLLVSVFTLVAPNLGSEFVPRLSEGAITLNVVRLAGTPLEESMRYNTRMEQVLLEKFPDEVNQVWSRIGTAEVATDPMGTELTDLFITLHPREQWTRAETQEELTTLVQRELRDLPGPRLALSQPIEMRMNEMISGVRSDVAAILYGDDLDLMNEKAIEIERALNSIAGASDVKIEQISGQPVLQIQVKQDQIARYGIPASTVMNIVRSLGSNHVGEVYEGQLRFPLVIRLPEEARSDPEAIGEILVATPSGQRIPLSRLASIERVEGFNTIKRDWYQRRITIEANVRGRDLGSFVAEAQQVVDAKVQLPAGRYRIEWGGQFENLERAQTRLMIVVPIALLLILALLYTTYRNWIDSFRVFTGVPFAWIGGVLALWIRDMPFSISAAVGFIALSGVAVLDDMLLVSTIRQLRRRGRSLDEAVEEAAMTRLRPILMTTLVASLGFVPMAFSTGMGAEVQRPLATVVIGGVCSAMIMSLLVLRVLYVVFNMPTESQDEDGGDDDGHRLEPEEPTDPEAGLEFDASHERESQRWSEPTTVTT from the coding sequence ATGCTTAATTGGCTGATTGATTTTTCGCTCAAGCACCGCGGGTTGGTGATTGTGGCGGCGTTGTTGTTTGCGGTTGTCGGCGGTTTCTCGCTGCAACAACTCGACATTGACGCATTTCCCGATACGACTCCGGTACAGATTCAAATCAACACGGTTGCGCCGTCACTGGCCTCCGAAGAGATTGAACGCCAAATCACCTTTCCCGTCGAGCAAGCCATTAGCGGTTTGCCGGGACTACACGAACTGCGCTCGATTTCCAAGTTCGGGTTGTCGCAAGTCGTGGTCATCTTTGATGATGGCATCGACATCTACTTCGCTCGGCAATTGATCAACGAAAGGCTTTCCACAGTCGAATTACCCGACGGAATTGGGCGGCCCCAAATGGGGCCTGTATCGACTGGGCTGGGTGAGGTCTTTCACTACGTCGTGGTCAACGAAGGCGTTGATCTTTCGCAGGTGTCGCGAGAGCAACGCGTTAAGCAACTGACCGAACTTCGCACGATTCATGACTGGGTCATCAAGCCACAACTCCGTTCGGTGCGTGGCGTGGCGGAAGTCAACAGTTGGGGCGGATACGAAAAGCAGTATCAGGTGCGGATCGACCCGGACCTACTGCTCAAATACGGACTGACGTTCGAGCAAGTTAGCGAGGCAATTCAGGAGAACAATGAAAACGTCGGCGGCGGTACGGTGACCGATGGCAGTGAGATGCTGTTGGTCCATGGCGTTGGCCGGACGGTGAACATCGCACAAATCGAAGAAGTCATCGTCACGGCCAAAGACGGTGTGCCGGTTCGCGTTCGGGACGTGGCCGAGGTGCAGATCGGTCATGAGATTCGTCGTGGTGCGGTCACGGCCAACGGTCGAGGTGAAGCCGTGCTCGGTCTCGGGTTCATGCTGATGGGCGAGAACAGCGACGAGGTTACTTGGGCACTGAAGGAAAAGCTCGAACAGATCAAGGAAACACTGCCTGCCGGTGTAACGATTCAAACGGTTTACGACCGGACCGAGTTGATCGACCATGTGATTCACACCGTGCAGAAAAACTTGTTCGAGGGTGGTTTGCTGGTCATCGCCATCCTGTTCATTTTCCTTGGCAATTTGCGAGCCGGGTTGATCGTGGCTTTGGCGATTCCGTTGTCGATGCTGTTCGCATTTTCGGGAATGTTGAAGTTTGGCATCGCCGCGAGTTTGCTCAGTCTCGGTGCGATCGACTTTGGATTGGTTGTCGATAGCAGTGTCGTGATGATCGAGAACTGCGTGCGGCATTTAGCACACAACCGGGACGGTAAGAGCCGCTTGGAGATTATTCGCGATGCAGCCATTGAAGTTCGCAAGCCGACGATGTTTGGCGAACTGATCATCATGATCGTCTATTTGCCGATCCTGACCCTGGAAGGCATCGAAGGAAAACTGTTTAGGCCGATGGCGTTGACCGTCATCATGGCACTCGCCGGTTCGATGATTCTTTCGCTGACGTTGATGCCCGTTTTGGCGAGCATCTTTTTGCCCAAAAACATCAAGGAAACGGAACCTTGGTTGATCCGCGTTCTGAAATGGCTGTACGCCCCGGTGCTGCGGTTCACCATGCATCACAAGGCGTTCGTGATTGGTTCGGCCGTGCTGTTGTTGGTCAGCGTTTTCACCCTTGTCGCACCTAACCTCGGCAGCGAGTTCGTGCCTCGACTTTCCGAAGGAGCCATTACGCTCAATGTTGTGCGTTTGGCGGGCACGCCGCTTGAAGAATCCATGCGTTACAACACGCGGATGGAGCAGGTGCTACTGGAAAAGTTCCCTGACGAAGTCAACCAAGTTTGGAGCCGCATCGGGACCGCCGAAGTCGCCACCGATCCGATGGGGACTGAACTTACCGACCTGTTCATCACGCTGCATCCCCGCGAGCAATGGACGCGGGCGGAAACGCAAGAGGAACTGACGACTCTGGTGCAACGGGAGCTTCGCGATTTGCCGGGGCCGCGTTTGGCGTTGTCGCAACCGATTGAGATGCGAATGAACGAGATGATCTCGGGCGTTCGCTCGGACGTCGCGGCAATCCTGTACGGCGATGATCTCGATCTGATGAACGAGAAAGCAATCGAGATTGAACGGGCATTGAATTCGATTGCCGGGGCTTCGGACGTGAAGATCGAGCAGATATCAGGTCAGCCGGTTTTGCAAATTCAAGTCAAACAGGATCAGATCGCTCGCTACGGTATCCCCGCCAGCACGGTGATGAACATCGTCCGCTCCTTGGGAAGCAATCATGTCGGCGAAGTCTACGAAGGGCAACTGCGATTTCCGTTGGTGATTCGATTGCCAGAAGAAGCAAGGTCTGACCCGGAAGCCATCGGTGAAATTTTGGTCGCGACGCCGTCGGGCCAACGCATTCCGCTTTCCCGACTGGCCTCGATTGAACGTGTGGAAGGTTTCAACACGATCAAACGCGACTGGTATCAACGTCGCATCACGATCGAGGCGAATGTGCGTGGCCGCGACCTTGGCAGTTTCGTCGCCGAGGCACAGCAAGTCGTCGATGCCAAGGTTCAATTGCCCGCCGGTCGCTATCGCATCGAGTGGGGCGGGCAGTTTGAAAACCTCGAGCGAGCACAGACGCGGTTGATGATTGTGGTGCCGATCGCGCTGCTGTTGATTTTGGCATTGCTCTACACGACGTACCGCAACTGGATCGACTCGTTTCGCGTGTTCACGGGCGTTCCCTTCGCGTGGATCGGCGGCGTGCTGGCGTTGTGGATTCGCGACATGCCGTTTTCGATTTCGGCGGCCGTTGGGTTCATCGCCCTGTCCGGCGTTGCGGTGCTCGATGACATGCTGCTGGTTTCAACCATTCGGCAACTGCGGCGGCGTGGCCGTTCGCTGGATGAAGCCGTCGAGGAAGCGGCGATGACAAGATTGCGTCCAATCCTGATGACCACGTTGGTGGCCAGCCTCGGCTTTGTGCCGATGGCCTTCAGCACGGGCATGGGAGCGGAAGTGCAACGGCCGCTGGCGACGGTCGTGATCGGTGGCGTGTGTAGCGCCATGATCATGAGCCTGCTTGTACTTCGTGTGCTTTACGTGGTCTTCAACATGCCCACCGAGAGCCAAGATGAAGATGGAGGAGACGATGACGGTCATCGTCTTGAACCGGAAGAACCGACCGACCCGGAGGCCGGACTGGAGTTTGATGCTTCGCATGAGCGAGAGTCACAACGATGGTCCGAACCGACGACGGTTACCACCTAG